The genomic region CGGGCCCGGCGGGCCAGGTCCTCCACGGTCAGCGGCTGGTCCAGCCGCTCCAGCACCCAGGGGAAGAGCTCGCCCAGGGGGTGGTTGCCCGCTGCGGGGAGGGGGGTGGCGATGAACTGGGCCTGGCCGCCGTCGCGGTGAGGCGGGACGACCAGGCGTCGGGCGATCTTGTTGGCGGTGGCCGAGCCGTGGTCGAGGCGGACCAGGTGCAGGCACAGGTCCATGGCGGCGGCTTTGCCCGCCGAGGTGAGGACGTCGCCGTCGTCGACGTAGAGGACGTCCGGATCGACGGTGGCCGCCGGGTGGCGTCGGGCCAGTTCCCGGGTGTGGGCCCAGTGTGTGGTGGCGCGCCTGCCGTCGAGCAGTCCTGCCGCGCCCAGTACGAAGGCGCCCGTGCACAGCGAGGCCACGCGGGCACCGGCCGCGTGGGCCGCACGCACCGCCTCGACCAGTTCGGCGGGCGGGTCGCGCTCGGTGTCGGCCCAGCCAGGGACGATCACTGTGTCCGCGTGCGCGAGGTGGTCGAGCCCCTGATCGGGTTCCAGGCGGAAGCGGCCGACGTGCACCCTACCGCTCCCGCAGAGGGAGAAGTCGTACCAGGGCTCCACGATGTGAGTCAGGTCGGCTCCGAAGACCTCGACGGCCACGGACAGTTCGTAGTGGAGCATGCCGTCGGTGACGGCCAGTGCAACAGCGGGCATGTCCGAAACTGTACGCGGCATGTCGTTTCCGACGCTCACCCGGGGCGCTGCCGGAGGGACAGGATGTGGATCTCAGGCCGCGGCGGATCGACCTCGCAGCGGGCGTTCGAGTACACGGGAGCGGTCTCATGGGTTCAGGTCAGCTGGTGACGGTGTTCGGCGCCTACGGTCACACCGGGCGGTTCGTGGTCGCGGAACTGGCCGCACGGGGGTTCGTCCCGGTGCTGTCCGGGCGCAACGCGCAGACCCTGGAGGAGCTGGCCCACGAGCACGGGCTGGAGGCCCGAGTGGCGTCGGTCGACGACCCCGCCTCGCTGGACCGGGCCCTGGCGGGAACGGCGGCGGTCATCAACTGCGCCGGCCCCTTCGCCTCGACCACCGGCCCCGTGATCGAGGCCGCGCTCCGCGCGAAGATCCCCTACCTGGACGTGGCCGCCGAACTCGAGGCCAACCTCGACACCTTCGCCCACTACCGCGAGCGGGCCCGCGACGCGGGGGCGGTGATCGTCCCGGCCATGGCCTTCTTCGGCGGCCTCGGCGACCTACTGACCACCGCGGCTATGGGCGACTGGACCGAGGCCGACGAGGCACACATCGCCTATGCGCTCAGCAACTGGCACCCCACCGCCGGCACCCGGCTCTCGGGCGCGGTCTCCCGCGAGCGACGCGGCAACCACCGCCTGCGCTACAGCGGCGGACAGTTGGAACACCGCACCGACGCCGCACCCACCCTGGAGTGGACCTTCCCGCAACCGATGGGACCCCGGCCGGTGATCGGAGAGTTCACGATGGCCGACGTCGTCACCGTCCCCCACCA from Streptomyces sp. QL37 harbors:
- a CDS encoding saccharopine dehydrogenase NADP-binding domain-containing protein, translated to MGSGQLVTVFGAYGHTGRFVVAELAARGFVPVLSGRNAQTLEELAHEHGLEARVASVDDPASLDRALAGTAAVINCAGPFASTTGPVIEAALRAKIPYLDVAAELEANLDTFAHYRERARDAGAVIVPAMAFFGGLGDLLTTAAMGDWTEADEAHIAYALSNWHPTAGTRLSGAVSRERRGNHRLRYSGGQLEHRTDAAPTLEWTFPQPMGPRPVIGEFTMADVVTVPHHLSIPDVTTYMTVEAARDVAAPHTPAPTATDESGRSNQTFLVDAVVRSGGAERRATAGGQDIYAVTAPLVVEALERVLTGRTKTVGVVSAGEIFDAPDFLHALDPHITLDLHPQERNA
- a CDS encoding DJ-1/PfpI family protein — protein: MPAVALAVTDGMLHYELSVAVEVFGADLTHIVEPWYDFSLCGSGRVHVGRFRLEPDQGLDHLAHADTVIVPGWADTERDPPAELVEAVRAAHAAGARVASLCTGAFVLGAAGLLDGRRATTHWAHTRELARRHPAATVDPDVLYVDDGDVLTSAGKAAAMDLCLHLVRLDHGSATANKIARRLVVPPHRDGGQAQFIATPLPAAGNHPLGELFPWVLERLDQPLTVEDLARRARMSSRHLGRHFKHLTGNTPLQWLHAQRIRHAQELLETTDATVDTIASATGMGTATTLRRHFHRSVGVPPDTYRRTFRP